The genomic segment AACTGATAGTTGTTAGCAGCGTCATCCACCGTGGTGGGCTTACCGCCTGGAGCCCCCGCCGGTACAGCAGGTAGACCATAGCCACCAGCCCCCAGGGCAGACTGTGCGCCAACCCCATACAGTTGAAGAATCCGATTTGCCAGCAACTGCATGTCGTTGCGGGTGTTGGCATTGGCGGTATAGTCAAACTTCAGCATGTAGTCTACGTTGTAGGCCAACATCCCTAGGGTGCAGGCCGCCGTATGCAGGGTAGTTTTATCCGCAGGGCTGAGGTCTTCGTAGCCATTGAAGTCCGCATCGGCAATGCCACCGCCGTCGCTATTGAGGATGCGGCGAAGAATGGAGAAGTCTCCCCACATGGCCCTGCTGGGATAGGGATGCACCGTGTTGTCTTGCACGGGCGGGAAGGAGGGTGAGCCGCCGTTGGGGTCGCCCGCAAAGTTGGCTAGGTTGGCCAAGGCCCGCATCATGGGCGTTCCGGGGTTGAAGGCGGGTCTTGCCGGAGCTTCAAATTCCCAGCCATTGGTGCCGGTGCCGGTAAAGAAGTTGCTGATCACCAAGGGGTATTCTGTGCCAATGCCGCCCCAGTTGCCCACGTTCAAGTTCTGGAAGGTTGCCGCTCGGGCTAGGGTTTCTGGCGTTCCAGGATGAACCGTGAGCGCCATGCAGGCTGTGGGTAGGTCGGTAGCGTCTTCAAAGTGATAGACCGCCATAGACTGCACCGCTGCTAGGTTATCCCGCAAGGTGCGTCGTTGCCGAGCTTCGTGGCAGCGGTTGGCATTACCGCCGGTGCAGGTATTCCAAGGCCGTAGAGGTTCGAGGTCACTGATGTCGGCTTCGAGAAGGCCTGATATGTTCCGTTCAGGGGGCCATCCTCTTGCATTGAGGATGCCGCCCCAGCCCACGGGGTTGCCCAGCTCCAAACGTTGGCCAACTACAATCTTCATGCCTTCCGCATCGGCCCGGCGTTCCCAGTAGCCATCTAGACCAACGTTGGCGGCGTTAGCGTCACCCGTTAGGGCTTCTGTGCGGATCAGGTCTGCTTCAGACACCACCAAGCTGCCGTCAGCGGTGGCTAAATCGCCGTCAATAGGAATACCCAAGCCAGGAATCGGCACGCCTTTGACCCGAGGGTTTGGCCCAAAGCGGTTATCCGCTCGGAAGGAGTCGTCTACGAAGGGCGTATCTTCTGACTGGTTATAAATCCGTCCTTCCCGCAGGAAGATATTGTCTTGTTCACGGTTCCAGCGTGCTTCACGATAAACGCTAGTGTCATCACCGGGAACGTTACGGGGCTTGGAGCGATCCTGAGTAAAGAGAAAAACGGGGTCAAGGGAATAGTCAGAAGGAGAAGGCCCGTTGTTGGCTACAGAGTCGCGATCGCGGTTGAACAAAATGGCGTTGTTGTTGCCAATGAGCGGCGCTTCACCTTCGCGATAGACGTGGAAGCGGTTTTGGTTTTCAAAGCGATCCGTCCCAATTTTGCCACTCATGGCCTGCCCTTGGAAGGGTTGGTTGCCATCGGTGTTGGGGTCGGTGTCATCCAGATCACCCACCGTGACTTCAGAGGCCTGGCGGGTATAAAGACAAGAGGCTGGAGAACTTATCAGGTAAGCATTGTAAGCGTTGTTGCCAACAACTAGGCTACCTTCGGTGTGCATCGCCCCGTTCCAGTTAAATTCTGGGCCAGGGAAGATCTCTAGGTCATTACGGAACCATGCTCCCCACTTGTTGCCCCGGCTATATTCCCGGTCTTGCTGAAATTCCAGGGTAGAAACTGTGCGGTTGCGTTCATCCGGCAGCACGTAAACACTCACCTGGAAGTTTTTCCGCACCATGGAGGTGTTGGCTTGGTCAGGGAACCAACCGGCCTCTGGCTGGGTACCAGTGTTGGTTGCGCAGGCGGGGTTGGCTTGAGAGCTATTGCTCAACGGCCCGTTGCGGATTTGTAGGGCGTTGGCGCGGGTTTCTAACGCGGGGCGCGTTTGGTTGTTGAGGTCTTGGAAGTTCGCTGGGGTGCGGAAAATCAGCGAGTAGGCAACCCAAGCGTCATCGGTGCCGTCTCCATTGGTGTCAGCCCGATAGCGCCAAGCATTGTCGATGTCGCCATCACCGTTCAGGTCAATGCGTTCTTCTGCGCCATAGGTGCCAGTTGGGTCGGCAGGAAAAGTGTAGGGATCTTGACCACCGGGCAGCAGTCGCTGGTTGCCTGGCGTATTGTTCAACATCATCTCGTACAGCGACAATTCTGGCGGAATCCCGCTCGGGAGTCGGCTGTCTCGCTCTCGGTTGAACATGTACTCTAGCTTGGCCTTGGCCCGGTCGATGGCAGGGGTGGCGGTGTTATACACAACCCGCTGCTGGCGATCGGCAATGGTGTCATTGGTGCGGCTGAAGCTACGATAGCTGATGGCTCCAACGCTAAGGCTCACCACCAGCAAAAGAAGAATAGTGGTAGGCAAGACGAAACCGCCAGCTCTGCCCATCACAGAGTGGCGACCTAGCAAAAATAGGGTTTTCAGAACCCAGTTCACAAATGTTTTGGTGAGCTGCTGAGCAAACTGGCGAACCTGTCGCATCAGCTTGCCGAGTGCTTGAGTTAACTTACGGGTTGACATAACTGCCTTCCTGTCGCAATTTGGGTGCCTTGGATCCAACTGAAATAGTGGAATAAATAGGGTAGATTATCGGGGGCGATCGCCGAACTGGTCGGGGAAAACCAGGGGAAAACCAGAGAGTAGTGTGGATAGAATACGTTGCCTAAATCTGCACGCAGGTGTTGAGGACGTTGGGGTAGATGCTTGGGTCACGACAAATCCTAATCTGCGTCTCGGGACTTAAAGGCAGAACCCTAAAGAATTAACTTGTGATCCAAGTTTGAATGAGCCGATTCCGCAAAGGTTGATTCTTTTTTTGAAATCTTTTTGAATCGTGGCGTCAATGCGGGGTGAAATGACGGCAGAACCAGGATCTTAAATGGCGTTGATAACCTGATGGTGTCTGAAGATGCGGGGTGCGATCGCCCTCCTTGCGTCCCATGGTCTTGGCACATCGATTAGCTGGCCCACCATGGAAGGCGATCGCGTTGTAGAAATCAGTTCCATTCAAGGTCTAGTGCCAGCCTACCCAGGTGCGGCATGAAACTGATCAGGGATTCCATGGAAATGCGGATGTGTTGATTCACGTCAGTAGGCCTATAGCCGCTCATACAACAAACGAGATGTATTGCTACATCTCGCTGTGGGGGCCCGAAGACGTCGGGCACATAACTTGAATTGGCACGGCTTTGACCCGTTGAATCCGGTGAAATTCGCTTCTAGAGTAAGAAGCTAGTGTTTGATCGCTTATACGTCTAGGGTTGGATAGACGTCACAGACAAACTGATTGAGATCGATGCCTGCTTCTTTTGCCAAGGCATTGATACCTTTGTGACCTAGGGTTTTGATTGCCTTGGTCGATAGGCGTAACCGTACCCAGCAGTTGCCCTCGGGCCACCAAATGCGCTTGTCTTGCAGGTTGGCGTGCTGGAGTTTCTTGGTACGACGGTGGGAGTGAGACACCGCGTAGGCGTTATTGGCTTTTTTGCCAGTGAGTTGACACTTGCGGGACATGGTTCTACTGCGATCGCGACAATGTGCGTTTACACGCAAGATTCAATTCTACCGGATGGCTTGACCAGATGGCTAGTAGTTGCTCGAAGTCGGCTCCACCACCAGCCTTGCTGGTCTACGATACATGGCTGGGAACGGCATCAGGAAGGCGATCGCCAGTTTGGGCATGGAACCAGTGGCGATGCTGGCTGGGAATGGCCAAGGTAATCTCGTCTGACCAGGTTTGATCACTGGGCAGCAAAGCCCGTACTTTTAGATCGCTATGCTTCACCTGGATACTCAGCAGGTTACTCATGCCCAAATGTTCTACCAGGAACACTTTGCCCTCTAGGATTTCCCTATCCTCAGGGCGGGCAATGCGTACATGCTCAGGACGGATACCCAAAACAGCTTCGGGCGGGGGCGCAAAGCGATCGGGCAGGCGCAGGCGACTATTGCCCAAGACTGCCGTGTTGCCCTCACAGGGGAGGGTAAATAGGTTCATCTGGGGGCTGCCAATGAAGCCTGCCACAAAGCGATTGGCGGGGCGATCGTAAATGTGGCGGGGTGAGTCGAGCTGCTGCACGTTGCCTTCATGGAGCACCGCCACCTTGGTGGATAGGGTCATGGCTTCGGTTTGGTCGTGGGTGACATAGACCACCGGCGTGTTTTGCGCATCAAAAATCTGCTTCAAATCGGCCCGCACCTGTTCCCGCAACAGCGCATCAAGGTTACTCAGCGGTTCATCCAGCAGAAAAACATCGGGGCGACGCACCAGGGCCCGTCCCAACGCCACCCGCTGCCGCTGTCCACCGGATAGCTTGGCAGGTTTACGGTTGAGCAGATCATTTAGCCCTAGGACGCGGGTGGCATCGGCAACCCGTTCTTGGATGGCGGCGGTAGACATATTGCGCAGTTTTAGCCCCGAGGCCATGTTGTCGTAGACGGTCATGTGGGGATAGAGAGCATAGCTTTGAAACACCATGGCAATATTGCGATCGCCTGCACTCACATGGGTCACGTCTTGTTCGCCAATCATCACCCGACCGCGCGTCGGCTGTTCGAGACCGGCAACCATGCGCAGGGTGGTAGATTTTCCGCAACCGGAGGGCCCCACAAGGGTGAGAAATTCGCCGTCATCGACCGTAAAGCTCATGTCTTTGACGGGGACAATGGTACGGCCGTAGGTTTTGTTGAGATGTTGTACTTCGAGCTTAGCCATGGCAACTTTTCCGTATTCGGTAGGTCAGACTGTGAATCAAGGGAGTAGGAAAACAGAACGCGGGCTGGGCCTTGGGGAAGGCGATCGCCCTTAGCCTTTGACAGAACCAGAGGTGAGTCCCTGGACAATTTGGCGTTGGAAAAACAGCACCAAGAGAATCAAGGGTAGGGTTCCTAAGATGGTGGCGGCGGCTAGGGGGCCGTAGGGGATGTCAAAGAGGGTGGTGCCAGCCAGTTGGGCAGCAGCAACGGGAACGGTTTGCATACTCTCTCGGGTGATAAACGTGAGTGCAAAAATGTACTCATTCCAGGCAAAAATAAACGCCAAGATGCCGGTGGTGGCAAGGGCGGGGAGAGTCATGGGCAACACAATCTGCTGCAGCATTTGCAGGGTGTTATAGCCATCGACCTTGGCGGAGTCTTCGAGATCTCGGGGCAACTGCTGGAAGAAGCTGCGCATCACCAAAATGGTCAGGGGCAAATTAATGGCGGTGTAGGGGATAATCAACGCCAGATAATTGTTCGCGAGGCCGGCAGCGCGCACCAGTTCCAGCAACCCTAGGAAGAGCAGGATGTAGGGGAATAGGGTGACGACTAAGACCACCGCCAGAATAATCTGCTCGCCGGGGATGCGCAGGCGGGCCAGGGCATAGGCTGCCGGTGCGCCAATGCAGAGGCAGAGCACCGTGGAGATAATCGCCACAAAGGCGCTGTTGAACAGGTAGCGGTGGAAGTGATTTCGGGCGAAGAGGTCAATATAGTGTTGGAAGGTATATTGATCCAACGCGGGAATATAGACCACGGGGTCGGTGGTAATCGCCTCGTTGGTTTTAATCGAGGTCAAGAGTTCCCACAGTACTGGCCCCAAGCTGAAGATCAAAATGAAGGCGATCGCCACCCATAGGGTAACTTGCACCCAAGTGGGGCGGGCTTTGGTGGGATTGGAGGACACCACAGGCTTTTGGGTTGTAGTCATGCGTCAGCTCCGGTAGCAGCAGAACGGGCTTTGTTGAAGTAGGCGATCGCCACGGCAACCACGGCAATCAAAATGAGGAAGGTGACGACGACCAAGGCAGCACCGTAGCCAAAGTCGAGGTAGCGCATCACGGTGGAATAGATGTAGAGCGACACCATTTCGGTGGCCCCGCCTGGTCCCCCGCCGGTCATGACGGAGATCAAATCAAAGATGCCGAAGGCTTGGGCAAAGCGGAAGAGCATGGCGATCAAAATCTGCGGCATCAGCAAGGGCAAGGTAATTTGCCGAAAGCTCTGCCAGCGACTTGCGCCATCAATGGCATGGGCTTCGTAAAGATCCTGGGGAATAGACTGTAGACCCGCCAGCAGCAGGATGCTGACAAACGAGGTAGTTTTCCATACGTCAGCCGCGATCGTGCAAATCATCGCCCAGGCAGGATCACCCAGCCAGTTCACTGGATTGCCGATCAGCGGCACCCAGTTCATCAGCATGTCGTTCCAGACGCCATATTCGCTGTTAAAAATCCAGCGCCAGGCCAAGGCGATCAAGGCAGTAGGCAAGGCCCAGGGCAAAATGGCAATGGTGCGCACCAGCCCTCGCCCGCGAAAGGTTTGGTCGAGCACCAGGGCAAAACCCAGCCCTAGGACTAACTCAATCACCAAGGACACAGCGGTGAAGATCGAGGTGTTCCAGATACTGCCCCAGAACCGTCCATCAAGGGCCATGCGCGTGTAGTTGTCGAAGCCCGTAAACTCGGCGTTGAGACCATTGCTGAGGTTTTCGGTAAACAGACTCAGCACAAAGGCTCGGATAATGGGATAGGCATAGACGAGGAGCAGCACCAAGATGGCGGGTAAGACCAGCAGCCACCCGGTACGCATCTCTCGCATCCGAATCGTATCTTTCATAGCGATCGCATCTCTTGCTAGGGGGTCGGTGGGTCGCAGACGACCCGAAGAATAGGAATGGTGCGCTTAGGCAGAACCCAAAACCCGACGGGTTTCACCCGCTGCTCGCTCCATGGCGGCTTCTGGCGTCAACTGTCCAGTAATAGCGGCACTGAGGTAGCGCTGCAGAATATCAGATGCCTGGGCATATTGACCAATGGGCGGACGCAGAACGGCTTGTTCTGCCACTTCTAAGAGTTCGTCGTAGTGGTCGTAGGCTTCAATCACCTGCGGATCGGTGAAGAGCGATCGGCGGCTGGGTACATAGCCATACTCCACAACAAACTGGCGCTGGGCTTCTTCACTGGTGAAAAAGTCCACAACCCGCCAAGCTTCATCGGGGTGGGGCGTTGTGGACGAAATTCCAAAGCCCCAGCCGCCCTGACAGGCACCACTGTTGTGTCCTGATTCAGACACCATAGGCTTCAGGGCCACCTGACCGCGAATGGGCGATCCTTCGCGATTCACTTCCGGCCAGACATAGGGCCAGTTTCTTAGGAAGGCAGCGTTGCCATTTTGGAAGACCCGCAAACTGTCTTCTTCTAGATAGTTGGTGACACCGGGGGGTGAGACTCGGCTGCTGATGGTTTCTTGGAGAAATTCGACAGCAGCGATCGCTTCTGGTTGATCAAGACCCACCTCGCGACTCTCGGGATCAATCCAATAGCCACCGTGGCCTTCCAGAATTTCCACAAAACCGGCAGACAGCCCTTCATACTGCAACCCTTGCCACACATAGCCCCAATCCACCAATCCCTGCTCCTGCAAGGTGCGGGACGTATCTAGCAACTCGTCAAAGGTATCCGGTGGTTCTAGCCCAGCTTCTTCTAATAAATCTGTGCGGTAGTAGAGCATCCCCACATCGGATCGGAAGGGCATACGATACAGACCTCCCTCAACCTGCCCCGCTTCTACATCAGCGGTGAGGAAAGCTGCTAGATCGTCCTCGGACACCCGATCGGATAGGTCTTGGAGCCAGCCCGCCGCCGCAAACTTAGGAATCCACACAATATCGGAAAAGATAAGATCATAGGGAGAATCCCCTAGAAGGAAGGAAGCGGTATATAAGTCCTCCACGGCATCGGCGGCATTGGGCCCACGAACCACGTTAAGACGAATGTCGGGGTTGTCGGCTTCAAATTCATCGACTAAAATCTGCAACTGGTCAGCTTCTAGGGCGCGCACCAGGAAGCTAATGGTCACCGGCTGCTGGGCTAGGGCAATCAGTCCTATGCTGATCGCACCGATACAAGACAAAAGAGCGATCGCTATCCATCGCGATCGCTGCGTACGCCGCCCTAGCCGCCGCAACGGCTCTGCTAGGTGGGCTAGTTGATGAAGCCAAGAGATCAGGGTGTTCATGCTCGGGGTCTCTATACAAAAATAGCTAGGGTCTCCGCTCTAAACTGAAGGACAGGGGCCAAAGGCTGATCCTGATTCAAAGCGCAATGCCTCAACGCATTCCTCAACTTACCAAGACTACCGGTGTTGATCGGTGGGCGTTGGGCAGTCGGAGCAACCATAAACACAGCCGACCTAGATGAGCTACAGTCAGCAGCGATCGCTGACAAGCATACCCACGGCAAATGGACGAGCCCCGAGTGATACGGAAACCGTTTAGGTCACCTCGCGATGACCGATTACTGTAGCCTCAGCATAAAAATTTGTCTCTTGCGATACATCTCTCTAGAGACAGATATGATGAGAACATGCAATACTTCGTAATATTGGCAGTCCAAGGCGATCGCCCCCAATAGCTGCCACAATATCTCGTAAATCTGTTTGAATAGAGATCAGCAGGCCTAATCAGTCTGTATCTCAGGGAGCCCTGACGGGCTCTTATTGGCGGGACAGGTTGTTCCGCTTTTTTGTCCTTCTACCCGTTGGGTCTGGATCCAGACTGACGATTTTGATAGAGCTTTGATTGATCGAATAGTGATCACAATTGCGATCGCCATGGATCAATCTAGAGCCTTATCAGAAAGGCATCTACCTGGTATCCAATCCCCTATCCCCCACCTATCCTGGCAACGATGACCCAATCCGTCTTAACTCCGCTTGAAAATCCTCTCCTCATTGGCTATGGGCTGCCGCCCTTCGATCGCATCCAGCCTGAGCATGTGGTGCCAGCCATCACCCAACTGCTCACAGAGCTAGATGAGGAATTGGCGTACTTAGAAGATCGGGGTACTCCCACCTGGTCGGGGTTGATCGAGCCGCTCACCCACATCGAAGAACGGCTTTCCTGGAGTTGGGGGGTGATTGGCCATCTGATGAGCGTCAGAAATAGTCCAGAACTGCGAGAAGCTCAGCAGACGGTGCAGCCAGCAGTGGTACAGTTTATCAATCGCCTCAGCCAAAGCCAGTCCTTGTACCAGGGCTACAAAGCGATTCGAGACGGCGAGGAGTGGCAAACGTTGGATGCGGCCCAGCGCCGGATTGTTGAGGCAAATATCCGCGAGGCCGAATTTGCTGGCGTGGGGCTCACTGGAGAGGTTCGCGATCGCTTCAATGACGTCCAGCTAGAGCTGGCGGAAATGGGCACAGATTTTTCTAATCACGTTCTAGATGCCACCAAGGCGATCTCCTTCCTGTTCACCCAGGCCGATGAAGTGGATGGGTTGCCGCCCAGTTTGCGATCGCTGGCGGCCCAAATGGCACGGATGGCAGGAGAAACCGAAGCGACGGCCGAGGCCGGCCCTTGGTTGATTACCCTCGACTTTCCTAGCTATCTGCCGTTTATGCAGCATAGCCGTCGCCGCGATCTGCGGGAAAAACTGTACCGAGCCTTTGTCGGCCGGGCCGCCTCTGGAGAATTTGACAACACCACCCTGCTGCGCCGCATTTTGGAACTACGGCAGATCAAAGCCCAGATCCTCGGCTTTGATTCTTACGCAGACCTGAGCCTGGCCAGCAAAATGGCTCCAGATGTGGCGGCCGTGGAAGCGCTGCTAGAGTCCCTACGCCGATCGAGCTACGATGCGGCCGTGAACGACTTGGAGCAGCTTACCGCCTTTGCCCAGGGTCAAGATCCCACGATCACCACCCTGGCCCATTGGGATATTCCCTTTTGGTCGGAGCGGCAGCGGGAGATAGAGTTCGCCTTAAATGAAGAAGAGCTGCGGCCCTATTTTCCCCTCACCCAGGTGCTGGACGGTTTGTTTGACCTGGCCCGCCAGCTCTTTGGGGTGATTATTACCCCAGCAGACGGGCAGGCTCCGGTGTGGCATGACGATGTGCGCTACTTCCAAGTGTCAGACGAGCAAGGAGAAGCGATCGCTTACTTCTACCTCGATCCCTACAGCCGGCCTGCGGAAAAACAGGGGGGCGCTTGGATGAATGTCTGTCTGCAGCGGGCCAAGATCCGCTTGGTAGAAGGAGAAAGGCTGCGGTTGCCCATCGCCTATTTGATTTGTAACCAATCACCGCCGGTGGACGACGTTCCTAGCCTGATGACCTTCCGGGATGTGGAAACCCTGTTCCATGAATTTGGGCATGGTCTGCAGCATATGCTAACCACCGTGGATTACTCCGGTGCCTCGGGAATTAACAACGTGGAATGGGATGCAGTGGAACTGCCCAGCCAATTTATGGAAAATTGGTGCTACCGGCGCTCCACCTTGATGAGCTTGGGCAAGCATTACCAAACTGGCGAACCGCTGCCCGATGAGTATTACCAAAAGTTGGTGACAGCCCGCACCTACATGAGCGGCAGTGCCACCCTGCGCCAAGTCCATCTCAGCCTGCTGGATCTGGAGCTCCACCATCGCTACCAGCCCACCAGCGATGAAACCCCCAACCAAGTGCGCGATCGCCTCGCTGCCACCACTATGGTGCTGCCGCCCTTGCCGGAGGATTCGTTCCTCTGTGCCTTCAAGCATATTTTTGCCGGGGGCTATGCGGCGGGCTACTACAGCTATAAGTGGGCTGAGGTGCTGAGTGCCGACGCCTTCGCCGCTTTTGAGGAAGCGGGTCTAGACGATGATGGAGCGATCGCTGAGGTGGGACGGCGGTTTCGCGATACGGTGCTGGCCCTAGGCGGCAGCCAGCCGCCCATGGAGGTGTTCAAGGCGTTCCGAGGTCGGGAACCGGATCCCTCCGCCCTGCTACGCCACAGTGGTTTGCTGGTATCGGCTTAGGTCTGAATCGCTTAGTCTGGATCACTTAGATCTAGATCACCAAGGTCTAGATTACCGATCTGGATCACCTACGTTTGGATCATGGCATCGAGCGCACCCTGGAGGTCTTGGGTGAGGCTGGTGATGGCTTGACGGCGGTTGCCCTGATAGTCATCCCAGCGATCGCTCACACAAAGGGGCTGCCCCACCGTCATCTGCACCCGTTGGGCTCCCAATCGAGGGATTTGGGAGGTGCGATCGCCCTTGATGCGAGCGATGGTTTTCCACAGCAGCAGCAGGGTATCGGCAAAGCGCTCCACGGTAGGTTTTTCTTTCACGTAGCGCCCTGTGACGCTGACGAAATTTTCCACTAAACGCATGTGCCACAGTCGCAGATCCGCTTCTTCCGCGATGCGATCGGCCAACCCCTGCTCCACCGGAGATAGATCAGACAATTGCAGATCGTTACGATAAATTCGATCCCAGCCCGCCTGCTCCACCCGCCGACAGCGATCGATCACCGTGCCTTTAGGGGTGAGCTGGAAAAATTGTTCTGCCACGATCAGGGCCGTATTCAGCAACGTCTGCAGGCGCTGGGGCAGGTCAAGCGAGGTGTCTCCCACCTGCGATGGGGTAGCGAGGGCATCGGCGAGGGTTTCGGGCAGCATATGTTGATAAAAGCGAATGTAGTAGCGCTCAAGCTGAATCAATAAATGTTCACCCAGTCCGTATAGCCGCTGGTAGAGCCACGTTTCTTGCTCAGGGGTGAGGGCTTTCCCATCACGAATAGCAGGTAAGTTAGCAGGCACTGGCGGCGGCACCCAACCACTATCGGCTTCAAGCTGGCTGAGTAATTGGACGAGGCTTGTCCAAGGAGCAGTGGTGAAGTGGTACTGAATGCCTAAAGGTAAGATAAACACCTGTTCAGCGCGATCGCGTACATCTTCCGCACACCAAAAGCCAAACTGGGCAATGCCAGGTTCTAGCGGGCTGATCAGTTCATTGTGGCCATTGGTGCCACCTTCTGGAGCTGCCGCCATGGGAAAGTCTCCCTGGGCAAAGAGCTGGCGGATGGAGCGCAGACCGGGGCGATCGAGACCGCCGCGCCGGATGGGGGTGCCGCCAAGCTGGGCCATCAGCCAGCCCACTGGTCGCCCTGCCCAGAGGGGAATGCCGCGATCGTAGACAAAATGGAC from the Candidatus Obscuribacterales bacterium genome contains:
- the rpmB gene encoding 50S ribosomal protein L28 — its product is MSRKCQLTGKKANNAYAVSHSHRRTKKLQHANLQDKRIWWPEGNCWVRLRLSTKAIKTLGHKGINALAKEAGIDLNQFVCDVYPTLDV
- a CDS encoding ABC transporter ATP-binding protein, with translation MAKLEVQHLNKTYGRTIVPVKDMSFTVDDGEFLTLVGPSGCGKSTTLRMVAGLEQPTRGRVMIGEQDVTHVSAGDRNIAMVFQSYALYPHMTVYDNMASGLKLRNMSTAAIQERVADATRVLGLNDLLNRKPAKLSGGQRQRVALGRALVRRPDVFLLDEPLSNLDALLREQVRADLKQIFDAQNTPVVYVTHDQTEAMTLSTKVAVLHEGNVQQLDSPRHIYDRPANRFVAGFIGSPQMNLFTLPCEGNTAVLGNSRLRLPDRFAPPPEAVLGIRPEHVRIARPEDREILEGKVFLVEHLGMSNLLSIQVKHSDLKVRALLPSDQTWSDEITLAIPSQHRHWFHAQTGDRLPDAVPSHVS
- a CDS encoding carbohydrate ABC transporter permease, with protein sequence MTTTQKPVVSSNPTKARPTWVQVTLWVAIAFILIFSLGPVLWELLTSIKTNEAITTDPVVYIPALDQYTFQHYIDLFARNHFHRYLFNSAFVAIISTVLCLCIGAPAAYALARLRIPGEQIILAVVLVVTLFPYILLFLGLLELVRAAGLANNYLALIIPYTAINLPLTILVMRSFFQQLPRDLEDSAKVDGYNTLQMLQQIVLPMTLPALATTGILAFIFAWNEYIFALTFITRESMQTVPVAAAQLAGTTLFDIPYGPLAAATILGTLPLILLVLFFQRQIVQGLTSGSVKG
- a CDS encoding sugar ABC transporter permease is translated as MKDTIRMREMRTGWLLVLPAILVLLLVYAYPIIRAFVLSLFTENLSNGLNAEFTGFDNYTRMALDGRFWGSIWNTSIFTAVSLVIELVLGLGFALVLDQTFRGRGLVRTIAILPWALPTALIALAWRWIFNSEYGVWNDMLMNWVPLIGNPVNWLGDPAWAMICTIAADVWKTTSFVSILLLAGLQSIPQDLYEAHAIDGASRWQSFRQITLPLLMPQILIAMLFRFAQAFGIFDLISVMTGGGPGGATEMVSLYIYSTVMRYLDFGYGAALVVVTFLILIAVVAVAIAYFNKARSAATGADA
- a CDS encoding ABC transporter substrate-binding protein → MNTLISWLHQLAHLAEPLRRLGRRTQRSRWIAIALLSCIGAISIGLIALAQQPVTISFLVRALEADQLQILVDEFEADNPDIRLNVVRGPNAADAVEDLYTASFLLGDSPYDLIFSDIVWIPKFAAAGWLQDLSDRVSEDDLAAFLTADVEAGQVEGGLYRMPFRSDVGMLYYRTDLLEEAGLEPPDTFDELLDTSRTLQEQGLVDWGYVWQGLQYEGLSAGFVEILEGHGGYWIDPESREVGLDQPEAIAAVEFLQETISSRVSPPGVTNYLEEDSLRVFQNGNAAFLRNWPYVWPEVNREGSPIRGQVALKPMVSESGHNSGACQGGWGFGISSTTPHPDEAWRVVDFFTSEEAQRQFVVEYGYVPSRRSLFTDPQVIEAYDHYDELLEVAEQAVLRPPIGQYAQASDILQRYLSAAITGQLTPEAAMERAAGETRRVLGSA
- a CDS encoding M3 family metallopeptidase, which gives rise to MTQSVLTPLENPLLIGYGLPPFDRIQPEHVVPAITQLLTELDEELAYLEDRGTPTWSGLIEPLTHIEERLSWSWGVIGHLMSVRNSPELREAQQTVQPAVVQFINRLSQSQSLYQGYKAIRDGEEWQTLDAAQRRIVEANIREAEFAGVGLTGEVRDRFNDVQLELAEMGTDFSNHVLDATKAISFLFTQADEVDGLPPSLRSLAAQMARMAGETEATAEAGPWLITLDFPSYLPFMQHSRRRDLREKLYRAFVGRAASGEFDNTTLLRRILELRQIKAQILGFDSYADLSLASKMAPDVAAVEALLESLRRSSYDAAVNDLEQLTAFAQGQDPTITTLAHWDIPFWSERQREIEFALNEEELRPYFPLTQVLDGLFDLARQLFGVIITPADGQAPVWHDDVRYFQVSDEQGEAIAYFYLDPYSRPAEKQGGAWMNVCLQRAKIRLVEGERLRLPIAYLICNQSPPVDDVPSLMTFRDVETLFHEFGHGLQHMLTTVDYSGASGINNVEWDAVELPSQFMENWCYRRSTLMSLGKHYQTGEPLPDEYYQKLVTARTYMSGSATLRQVHLSLLDLELHHRYQPTSDETPNQVRDRLAATTMVLPPLPEDSFLCAFKHIFAGGYAAGYYSYKWAEVLSADAFAAFEEAGLDDDGAIAEVGRRFRDTVLALGGSQPPMEVFKAFRGREPDPSALLRHSGLLVSA
- a CDS encoding 1-acyl-sn-glycerol-3-phosphate acyltransferase; this translates as MSYFVTEVQPPLAFIEPSFNAAVWQGARSLLPFWLRWRLKIDQVEVHNGDTLARLYQDFQSGKARFLIAFRHPSTSDPLCIAQMIWSQLPAIASQQGMRITNPHVHFVYDRGIPLWAGRPVGWLMAQLGGTPIRRGGLDRPGLRSIRQLFAQGDFPMAAAPEGGTNGHNELISPLEPGIAQFGFWCAEDVRDRAEQVFILPLGIQYHFTTAPWTSLVQLLSQLEADSGWVPPPVPANLPAIRDGKALTPEQETWLYQRLYGLGEHLLIQLERYYIRFYQHMLPETLADALATPSQVGDTSLDLPQRLQTLLNTALIVAEQFFQLTPKGTVIDRCRRVEQAGWDRIYRNDLQLSDLSPVEQGLADRIAEEADLRLWHMRLVENFVSVTGRYVKEKPTVERFADTLLLLWKTIARIKGDRTSQIPRLGAQRVQMTVGQPLCVSDRWDDYQGNRRQAITSLTQDLQGALDAMIQT